GCGGTGCAGACCAGTTCCCTCGCGGGGTCCAGCGCCGATGTACTCGGCGATGGTCTGACCCTCGGACACCTTGTTGCCGGGGATGTTGATCACCAGCCAGTGGAGCAGCTCGCGGAACTTGGGGTCCTCGCGGCTGGGTGCATCGGGATCCACCAGCAGAAGGGTGTACAGCGAGCCGGCCTCGGCATCGAAGGTGACCGTGGGCTGGTCCTTCACCTGCGTGGGAGTCAGCTCCTTGCCCAGCTCCACCTGCACGCCCGAGGGGTAGCTAATGGTGGCCTTGGAGGCGGGCTTTACATCGATGATGTCGGGAATGATGCCGGCGGTGTCCATATTAGCGGgttctgctgcttctgctcgGTGTGGCGTTAGCGAGGTGACTCTGGTCGGGATTCGCGATCGCCTGCCTTTTATCGCGGGACGGAGTCCGCCGGCGCCTAATCAGTTCCGTGCACTTTCGTTTAATACCCCAACGCATAGATAGCGAGATAAGCGATTAGTTATACTTTATTGGCTGGGAATACAAAACCCGGCatgatatacatacatatgcagAAACTAGCCGGTCATCGTCTTGTTCCGAATGAGCACCCAGTCATCGTACTGCGCCTGGTAGTAGTTGGCGGCAATGGGACTCCCCAGGCCATGCTTGGCAGCGAAATCCCTGGCATTGAAGTTCAAACGACCCGCACGAACCCTGCAAGATCGAAGGAGATGTGTCATTACCCGGGTGAAAGAGGGGATAAGATTCCTTACGTGTTGGGAATGGGCGGAGTATCGATCTCGATCTTGCCCGTCTGACGGTAGAGCAGGAAAATGTAGCGATGGAGACCAGTGCCCTCGGGAGGGCCACTTCCGATATAGGCCGCTACAGGTTGACCCTTTGACAGGTCGCT
Above is a genomic segment from Drosophila kikkawai strain 14028-0561.14 chromosome 3R, DkikHiC1v2, whole genome shotgun sequence containing:
- the Pebp1 gene encoding protein D3; amino-acid sequence: MDTAGIIPDIIDVKPASKATISYPSGVQVELGKELTPTQVKDQPTVTFDAEAGSLYTLLLVDPDAPSREDPKFRELLHWLVINIPGNKVSEGQTIAEYIGAGPREGTGLHRYVFLVFKQNDKITTDKFVSKTSRTGRINVKARDYIQKYSFGGPVAGNFFQAQYDDYVKTLIETVQ
- the LOC108084284 gene encoding protein D3, translating into MDDIVPDVVDAVPAGDIQVIYGEGNAVKQGNELTPTQVKDQPSVTWDGLAGESDLITLLMVDPDAPSRQEPKLREILHWAVVNIPGSDLSKGQPVAAYIGSGPPEGTGLHRYIFLLYRQTGKIEIDTPPIPNTVRAGRLNFNARDFAAKHGLGSPIAANYYQAQYDDWVLIRNKTMTG